From a region of the Wolbachia endosymbiont (group B) of Gerris lacustris genome:
- the nuoF gene encoding NADH-quinone oxidoreductase subunit NuoF encodes MLKEQDKIFTNLNGKETPLLEGAKKRGSWQKTKELLDLGSEKIIDEVKKSGLRGRGGAGFSTGLKWSFMPKNPSKAYLVVNADESEPGTCKDRDILRYEPHKLLEGILLAGRAINASVAYIYIRGEFYNEYLVLKKALEEAYKENLIGKNACKSDYDLDVFIHRGAGAYICGEETAQLESIEGKKGFPRMKPPFPAGVGLFGYPTTINNVETIAMVPDILNRGGEWFASLGKPNNTGTKVFCISGHVNNPCNVEEELGISLCELIEKYAGGVRGGWDNLLAVIPGGSSVPLIPKSICDTIEMDFDSLRAAQSGLGTAAVIVMDKSTDIIAAIERLSHFYMHESCGQCTPCREGTGWMWRIMRRMVAGNIKPGEVDKLLDLTTQIEGHTICALGDAAAWPVQGLIRHFRHVIEERTVT; translated from the coding sequence ATGCTAAAAGAACAGGACAAAATATTCACAAACTTAAATGGTAAAGAAACACCACTACTTGAGGGTGCAAAAAAACGTGGTAGTTGGCAAAAAACAAAGGAATTACTGGATTTAGGATCAGAAAAAATCATTGATGAAGTAAAGAAATCTGGTTTGAGAGGTCGAGGGGGTGCAGGATTTTCCACCGGCCTTAAGTGGAGCTTTATGCCCAAAAATCCTTCAAAAGCGTATTTAGTAGTCAATGCAGATGAGTCAGAACCTGGTACGTGTAAAGATAGAGATATATTACGATATGAGCCACATAAGTTACTTGAGGGAATTCTTCTAGCTGGCAGAGCAATCAACGCATCAGTTGCATATATTTATATCAGGGGTGAATTTTATAATGAATATTTAGTTCTAAAAAAAGCACTTGAGGAAGCCTATAAAGAAAACTTAATTGGAAAAAATGCCTGCAAATCAGATTATGATCTTGATGTGTTTATCCATAGGGGTGCAGGAGCTTACATATGTGGAGAAGAAACAGCTCAACTTGAATCAATTGAAGGAAAAAAAGGCTTTCCTCGCATGAAACCTCCATTCCCTGCGGGTGTTGGACTTTTTGGCTACCCAACCACAATAAACAACGTTGAAACTATAGCCATGGTTCCAGATATTCTAAATCGCGGAGGAGAGTGGTTTGCATCTCTGGGTAAACCAAATAATACTGGCACTAAGGTCTTTTGCATTTCAGGGCATGTAAATAATCCATGTAATGTTGAAGAAGAGCTCGGAATTTCACTGTGTGAATTAATTGAAAAATACGCAGGTGGAGTGAGAGGAGGTTGGGATAATTTACTTGCTGTAATACCTGGTGGGTCTTCAGTCCCATTAATTCCAAAATCTATATGTGATACTATTGAAATGGATTTTGATTCATTAAGGGCTGCACAATCAGGGCTTGGTACTGCTGCTGTAATAGTGATGGATAAATCAACTGACATAATAGCTGCAATAGAAAGATTATCACATTTCTATATGCATGAGTCCTGCGGACAATGTACACCATGCCGTGAAGGCACTGGATGGATGTGGAGAATTATGAGAAGAATGGTAGCAGGAAATATTAAACCTGGTGAAGTAGATAAGCTACTTGACCTTACAACTCAAATAGAAGGGCATACAATTTGTGCACTTGGCGATGCTGCAGCTTGGCCAGTGCAAGGATTAATCAGACATTTTCGTCATGTGATTGAAGAGAGGACAGTAACTTAA
- a CDS encoding UDP-glucose dehydrogenase family protein, with product MHITIIGVGYVGLVSGTMLSEQGHKVDCIDINTEKIELLKSGKIPLYEPGLADYLENNIKSQRIRFFDSYSQINPNTEVVFVTVDTPSDSLGNANLKNVYNAVSEVSERVNQDCLIVIKSTIPPGTAENIHNYLSNKGYNFDLGVNPEFLKQGSAVSDFLYPDRIIIGVKTKLARAKLEVIYRSFIDKNIPLIVTDTVTAEMIKYASNAFLATKVAFINEMAGLCELLGADIDLLANSMGMDHRIGKEFLKAGPGFGGSCFPKDLSALIRLAEDHNVKLQILNSVKESNYNHITNIAKKVEYVLNGVQNKKIAIWGLTFKSGTDDVRNSPAIDVAKLLVNNKAKITAYDPMGMDNARQVLKDIEYADSAIGAARDAEALLLLTEWKEFKNQDFASLKSIMAAPNIFDFRNLLDSELLLRYGYHIYSLGKKSIYKV from the coding sequence ATGCACATAACTATTATAGGAGTAGGGTATGTAGGCTTAGTATCTGGTACAATGTTATCGGAGCAGGGCCATAAAGTTGATTGCATTGACATAAATACTGAGAAGATTGAACTTTTGAAATCAGGGAAAATTCCTCTATATGAACCTGGATTAGCAGATTATTTAGAGAATAATATAAAGTCACAAAGGATAAGATTTTTTGATTCGTATTCTCAAATAAATCCCAATACAGAAGTAGTATTTGTAACTGTAGATACTCCATCAGACTCCCTAGGAAATGCAAATTTAAAGAATGTATATAATGCAGTAAGTGAAGTTTCTGAGAGGGTTAATCAAGATTGCTTAATAGTGATAAAGTCAACTATTCCTCCTGGTACTGCAGAAAATATACATAATTATTTATCTAATAAGGGCTATAACTTTGATTTGGGAGTTAATCCAGAGTTTCTCAAGCAAGGCTCTGCAGTATCAGATTTTTTATACCCAGATAGGATAATAATAGGAGTAAAAACTAAGCTAGCTAGGGCAAAACTAGAAGTTATATATAGATCATTTATAGATAAGAATATTCCGTTAATAGTCACTGATACAGTTACTGCTGAAATGATTAAATATGCTTCTAATGCTTTTCTAGCAACAAAGGTTGCTTTTATCAATGAGATGGCAGGTTTATGTGAGCTATTAGGAGCAGACATTGACCTTTTAGCTAACAGTATGGGAATGGACCATAGAATAGGTAAGGAATTTCTCAAAGCTGGTCCAGGATTTGGAGGATCATGTTTTCCTAAAGATTTGTCAGCTTTAATAAGGCTTGCTGAAGATCACAATGTCAAGCTACAAATTTTAAATTCAGTTAAGGAATCTAACTATAATCATATAACAAACATTGCTAAAAAGGTAGAATATGTATTAAATGGAGTCCAAAATAAAAAAATAGCGATATGGGGGCTAACTTTTAAGTCTGGTACTGATGATGTAAGAAATAGCCCAGCTATAGACGTTGCAAAATTGCTAGTGAATAACAAGGCTAAAATTACTGCATATGATCCAATGGGGATGGATAATGCTAGGCAAGTTCTAAAGGATATAGAGTACGCGGACAGCGCTATAGGAGCTGCAAGAGACGCGGAAGCCTTATTATTATTAACGGAGTGGAAAGAATTTAAAAATCAAGATTTTGCAAGTTTAAAGAGTATTATGGCTGCACCTAATATTTTTGATTTCCGTAATTTATTAGATAGCGAGCTATTACTAAGATATGGTTACCATATTTATTCCTTGGGTAAAAAATCTATCTACAAAGTTTAA
- the nuoI gene encoding NADH-quinone oxidoreductase subunit NuoI, translated as MLKKLAWYWSFVELIKGFVITLKYMFKPKVTLKYPMEKGPLSPRFRGEHALRRYSNGEERCIACKLCEVICPAQAIVIEAEEREDGSRRTTRYDIDMTKCIYCGLCQEACPVDAIVEGPNFEFATETREELMYNKEKLLRNGEVWEDAIALRLKKNRPYY; from the coding sequence ATGCTAAAGAAATTAGCTTGGTATTGGTCTTTTGTAGAGTTAATTAAAGGGTTTGTTATTACATTAAAATATATGTTTAAGCCAAAGGTTACGCTTAAGTATCCTATGGAGAAAGGTCCTTTAAGTCCAAGATTTCGTGGTGAACACGCATTACGTAGATACTCAAATGGTGAAGAGCGCTGCATAGCTTGTAAATTATGTGAAGTTATTTGTCCTGCTCAAGCGATAGTTATTGAAGCAGAGGAAAGGGAAGACGGCAGTCGCCGCACTACGCGTTATGATATTGACATGACAAAGTGTATATATTGCGGGCTTTGCCAGGAGGCGTGCCCTGTTGATGCAATTGTTGAAGGCCCTAATTTTGAGTTTGCCACAGAAACAAGAGAAGAGTTGATGTACAATAAGGAAAAATTATTGCGTAATGGTGAAGTTTGGGAAGACGCAATTGCACTAAGGTTAAAAAAGAATAGACCGTATTATTAA
- a CDS encoding threonine aldolase family protein encodes MRIKIDFFSDSNTDPSAKMREAMAKAKVGNEAACEDPTVNELVATACKILGKPAGIFLISGTMSNVIAYKVHIQRPGDYLLLDETSHPLIVQSGLIAAQAHATPLPIKGTRGIFTGEQIVEFITRPSLRNIPRVGLVSIEQTTNFGGGAVWPLEYIQEISSLCKENDVFTHLDGARLFNACAHTKISPKEYASYFDSVFIDFSKGLGAPMGAILLGSEEFIEKAWYYKFQIGGGMHQAGIISAACLYALHNNINCLEEDHKKMQHLIEGLDSIDQVIIDIDLYKTNIAYFSLRTNCISTQELINVLVTNYGIRMANIRGKIRAITHRDISYEDINTTVSAIRKILSK; translated from the coding sequence ATGAGAATAAAAATAGATTTCTTTAGCGATTCAAACACTGACCCTTCAGCTAAAATGAGGGAAGCGATGGCTAAAGCAAAAGTTGGAAACGAAGCTGCATGTGAAGATCCAACTGTGAACGAATTAGTGGCAACCGCATGTAAAATATTAGGTAAACCTGCAGGAATCTTTTTGATTTCAGGAACGATGTCCAATGTAATTGCTTATAAAGTACACATTCAAAGACCTGGTGATTACTTGCTGCTTGATGAAACTTCACATCCGCTCATAGTACAATCTGGCTTGATCGCAGCCCAGGCACATGCCACTCCTTTGCCCATCAAAGGTACGAGAGGAATATTTACTGGAGAACAAATTGTTGAGTTTATTACTCGTCCTAGTTTAAGAAATATTCCGAGAGTTGGGCTTGTTTCTATCGAACAAACGACAAATTTTGGTGGTGGAGCTGTGTGGCCTTTAGAATATATTCAAGAGATCTCAAGTCTCTGCAAAGAGAATGACGTATTCACTCATTTAGATGGAGCAAGACTGTTCAACGCTTGTGCTCATACTAAAATATCTCCAAAAGAGTATGCAAGTTATTTTGATTCGGTATTCATTGATTTTAGTAAAGGATTAGGTGCTCCAATGGGCGCAATATTGCTTGGAAGTGAAGAGTTTATTGAAAAAGCTTGGTACTATAAGTTTCAAATTGGCGGAGGTATGCACCAAGCTGGCATTATTTCAGCTGCATGTTTATATGCTTTACATAATAATATAAATTGTTTAGAGGAAGATCATAAAAAGATGCAGCACCTTATAGAAGGCCTAGACTCCATAGATCAAGTTATAATTGATATCGACCTATACAAAACTAATATAGCGTATTTTTCATTACGTACTAATTGTATATCTACTCAAGAATTAATAAACGTACTAGTTACAAATTATGGAATTAGAATGGCTAACATAAGAGGTAAAATCAGAGCTATAACACATAGAGATATAAGCTATGAAGATATTAATACTACTGTATCTGCTATAAGAAAGATACTAAGCAAGTAA
- a CDS encoding MFS transporter, which yields MGIGVNFVFFQYLLFFCGYMLLYLSRQSIPIALPLLIDTDHVKLSYFFACFSFFYGVSKFVNGIIMDSKNNPLFMFGLCNIATGLLTIGITLSYNNLTLLLLTLILLAWTQGLGWPAITKFMVTNSSISSIASSWGVMSASQQLGSCITLIVLPSIIKIYDAKSAFLYSGLLCLLFGIYIILKAYYKESANFTTYYKVQKSQIGVKVKSSIWFLCCATFCAYIIKMGIFFWFPIILRDKLQISLVQSSLITGVYDLGGILGTLITGRISDMYFFQNRSLLALLYMLGIALTFIAMNFGQNIILMNLGAILSGFFIFGVQVLTGVIAVEIAPQNNVCAIVSLTGLFGYIASSIFSCLLLGVLVKHCGNSIMFSFFSICSVVALVCFSILSSKDLKKLSKAV from the coding sequence TTGGGAATAGGTGTGAACTTTGTCTTCTTTCAATATTTGCTATTCTTCTGTGGATATATGCTGCTTTATTTATCAAGACAAAGTATACCAATTGCTCTACCACTGTTAATAGATACTGACCATGTAAAATTAAGCTATTTTTTTGCCTGCTTTTCTTTTTTTTATGGAGTATCAAAATTCGTTAATGGAATAATCATGGACTCCAAAAATAATCCATTATTTATGTTTGGGCTATGCAATATTGCAACTGGATTATTAACCATTGGTATAACTTTATCATATAATAATCTAACTTTATTACTGTTAACATTAATATTATTAGCTTGGACACAAGGGTTAGGTTGGCCAGCTATTACCAAGTTTATGGTTACAAACTCTAGCATCTCTTCAATTGCATCATCATGGGGAGTTATGAGCGCATCTCAGCAACTTGGTTCTTGTATTACTTTAATTGTATTACCAAGTATAATTAAAATATATGATGCAAAAAGTGCATTTTTGTACTCTGGTCTCTTATGCTTACTTTTTGGAATTTATATAATATTAAAAGCATATTACAAAGAAAGTGCCAACTTTACTACCTATTATAAGGTGCAGAAATCTCAGATAGGTGTCAAAGTGAAAAGTTCCATATGGTTTCTATGTTGTGCTACTTTTTGTGCTTATATTATAAAAATGGGAATCTTCTTTTGGTTTCCTATAATTTTAAGGGATAAATTACAAATTTCTCTTGTACAATCCTCACTAATAACAGGCGTATATGATTTAGGTGGAATCCTTGGAACTTTAATCACAGGAAGAATTAGTGATATGTACTTTTTTCAAAATAGAAGCTTGCTGGCATTACTTTACATGTTGGGTATAGCACTCACTTTTATTGCAATGAACTTTGGCCAAAACATAATTCTTATGAACCTTGGTGCAATCTTATCAGGATTCTTTATATTTGGAGTTCAAGTACTGACAGGTGTTATAGCTGTAGAAATTGCTCCACAAAATAATGTATGTGCAATTGTAAGCTTAACAGGATTATTTGGGTATATTGCAAGTTCAATATTTTCATGTCTGCTCTTAGGAGTACTTGTTAAGCACTGTGGTAACAGTATTATGTTTTCATTTTTTTCCATTTGCTCTGTTGTTGCACTCGTTTGCTTTTCCATACTATCAAGCAAAGATCTTAAAAAACTAAGTAAAGCGGTGTAA
- the mnmE gene encoding tRNA uridine-5-carboxymethylaminomethyl(34) synthesis GTPase MnmE, whose product MTNTNETIFALSTVFGKSGVAVIRISGNDALKALNHFNIKKEVKSRLATLVDLYDNSDQLIDNGIIIYFPAPNSFTGEDVIELQVHGSKAVIKIILEELSKICVMARPGEFSLRAFLNGKFDLTRIEGIADLIDAETKMQAKQAIKQMSGELEKLYSSWKQKLITIQSEIEAYIDFPEDILAEKSQLEKINNEVQHLMQLIQKHLNDNRRGERLREGLHIVITGKPNVGKSTLFNFLAKRDIAIVSEYAGTTRDVLEAHIDIGGYPIILSDTAGIRKSLDPIESEGINRAKKRSCEADLRIELFPFEQRYNINCNVVNSDTIYVLSKADDAINDRNILIGGVDFLPISILKGIGTNKLISLIKKKAEEKFGHDRDTPVITRQRHRSHMQKALKHLQRFNIDNPIELISEDLRLAAFELGAVIGTIDVEEILDGVFSSFCVGK is encoded by the coding sequence ATGACAAACACAAATGAAACTATCTTTGCCTTATCAACTGTGTTTGGTAAGTCAGGAGTTGCAGTAATTAGAATTTCAGGTAACGATGCACTTAAAGCTTTAAATCATTTTAACATTAAGAAAGAAGTTAAATCAAGGCTTGCTACTTTAGTTGACCTATATGATAACTCCGATCAATTGATAGACAATGGAATAATTATTTATTTTCCTGCTCCAAATAGTTTCACTGGCGAGGATGTTATAGAGTTGCAGGTACATGGAAGCAAAGCAGTAATAAAAATTATCTTGGAGGAGTTATCAAAAATTTGTGTTATGGCTAGGCCTGGAGAATTCTCACTTAGGGCTTTCCTGAATGGTAAGTTTGACTTAACGAGAATAGAGGGAATTGCAGACTTAATTGATGCTGAGACAAAAATGCAAGCCAAACAAGCAATCAAGCAAATGTCAGGAGAATTAGAAAAACTATACAGCAGTTGGAAGCAGAAATTAATAACGATACAATCAGAGATTGAAGCATATATAGACTTCCCGGAAGATATTTTGGCAGAAAAAAGCCAATTGGAAAAAATTAATAATGAAGTCCAACATCTCATGCAATTGATACAAAAGCATTTAAATGATAATAGACGTGGTGAGAGGTTGCGTGAGGGTTTACATATTGTAATAACTGGTAAACCAAATGTTGGTAAATCAACGCTGTTTAATTTCTTGGCCAAACGTGATATTGCTATTGTTTCTGAATATGCAGGCACAACAAGGGATGTGCTTGAAGCTCATATTGACATTGGCGGATACCCAATTATTCTCTCTGATACTGCCGGAATTCGTAAGAGTTTAGATCCAATAGAATCAGAAGGTATAAATCGAGCGAAAAAGAGGTCTTGTGAAGCTGATTTAAGAATAGAACTATTTCCCTTTGAACAACGTTATAATATCAATTGCAACGTTGTAAATAGCGATACTATTTATGTATTGAGCAAAGCTGACGATGCAATTAATGACAGAAATATACTGATTGGCGGTGTAGATTTTCTACCTATTTCTATTTTAAAGGGAATAGGTACAAACAAGTTGATCTCTCTCATAAAAAAGAAGGCAGAGGAAAAATTTGGGCATGATAGAGACACTCCTGTGATTACTCGGCAAAGACATAGGAGTCACATGCAGAAAGCACTGAAACATTTACAACGTTTTAATATCGATAATCCAATTGAGTTGATATCTGAAGATTTGAGGCTTGCTGCATTTGAGCTTGGTGCAGTGATTGGAACTATTGATGTTGAGGAAATATTGGATGGTGTGTTTAGCAGTTTTTGTGTAGGTAAGTAA
- a CDS encoding NAD(P)/FAD-dependent oxidoreductase, producing the protein METDIVIIGAGPVGIFTAFQAGMLDMRCHIIDVLDQAGGQCTALYPEKPIYDIPGYPVITAQKLIERLMEQASPFEPVYHLSQKVEKISNNEGENFTVITNIGTEVKCKAIIIAAGNGMFEPNRPPLSGILEYENKSVFYSVNKISDFQDKTIVIAGGGDSAADWTVELSKVAKKIYVIHRRKEFRCTPETRNKLESLENNGKIELVVPYQLHELAGGNGQLSAVIVKNIASKEEKEISADFLLPFFGLSMNLGPITNWDIKLEHGRIIVDPATLRTSRDRIYAIGDIATYPGKLKLILNGFAESAMACYDIYKVIHNSPVNFQYSTSKGIRRNKE; encoded by the coding sequence ATGGAAACCGATATCGTAATAATAGGTGCAGGGCCTGTTGGAATATTCACTGCTTTTCAAGCGGGAATGCTTGATATGAGATGTCATATAATAGATGTTTTGGATCAAGCAGGAGGACAATGCACAGCTCTTTACCCAGAAAAGCCAATATATGATATACCTGGTTATCCTGTAATTACTGCCCAAAAATTAATTGAGCGACTAATGGAGCAAGCCTCACCATTTGAGCCTGTTTACCATTTAAGTCAAAAAGTGGAAAAGATTTCAAATAACGAAGGTGAAAACTTTACTGTCATAACAAACATAGGTACAGAGGTAAAATGCAAAGCCATTATCATTGCTGCAGGTAACGGAATGTTTGAACCTAACCGTCCACCCTTAAGTGGTATATTAGAATATGAAAATAAATCTGTATTTTACAGTGTAAATAAAATTTCTGATTTTCAGGACAAAACTATAGTTATTGCAGGGGGGGGTGATTCTGCAGCTGATTGGACTGTAGAACTTTCTAAAGTTGCAAAGAAAATTTATGTAATACATAGAAGAAAGGAATTTCGCTGCACTCCTGAAACTAGAAATAAATTAGAATCACTTGAAAATAATGGAAAGATAGAACTGGTAGTGCCATATCAATTACATGAACTAGCAGGAGGTAATGGGCAGTTGAGCGCAGTGATAGTAAAAAACATTGCCTCTAAGGAAGAAAAAGAAATATCTGCTGATTTTTTACTGCCGTTTTTTGGATTATCAATGAATTTGGGTCCAATAACCAATTGGGATATAAAGTTAGAACATGGCCGCATAATTGTCGACCCAGCTACACTTAGAACCAGTAGAGATAGAATATATGCAATCGGAGATATAGCTACTTATCCAGGCAAACTAAAATTGATACTAAATGGTTTTGCTGAGAGCGCCATGGCTTGTTATGACATATACAAAGTAATTCACAATTCTCCGGTTAACTTTCAATACTCAACTTCAAAGGGAATTCGTAGAAATAAAGAGTAA
- the thrS gene encoding threonine--tRNA ligase, translated as MIKVTFSTEQKVKEYSGRVTGFDILQPDALKEAVALKVNGELYDLSREIESDAEIEVIQLSDEAGLDIIRHDAAHIMAQAVKELFPNTQITIGPIIQDGFYYDFATDRAFTTDDLAAIEKKMKEIIKSNHRFVREVWTRKQAIDFFSDVGEKYKVDIVSSIPENENLTVYKQGNFVDLCRGPHSPSTGRVKAFKLMKVAGAYWRGDSKGPMLQRIYGTAWRNKDELNTYLKRLEEAEKRDHRKIAKDMDLFHIQEEAVGQIFWHKQGYTLYNVLESYIRKKLMNNGYFEVKTPILVSKELWEKSGHWDKFRENMFIVDESESKKLAIKPMNCPCHVQIFNSHMRSYRDLPIRMAEFGTCHRNESSGSLHGLMRVRGFTQDDAHIFCMEKQVNSETVKFCDLLKEVYSELGFNEISVKFSDRPDIRAGNDEVWDRAEKALLEAVKEAGLSYELSPGEGAFYGPKLEFVLKDAIGRNWQCGTLQVDFILPERLGAFYIGADGHKHHPVMLHRAILGTFERFIGILIENYAGKFPVWLAPTQLAILTITNEADGYATEISNVLKEQGVRIKTDLTNEKISYKIRLHSSSKVPILWIMGKSEVTNKTVSVRNLGSEKQESFSLENATELLLKGVNLS; from the coding sequence ATGATAAAAGTTACCTTTTCAACCGAACAAAAAGTAAAAGAATACAGTGGTAGAGTCACTGGTTTTGATATATTACAACCGGATGCTTTGAAAGAAGCAGTTGCATTGAAAGTAAACGGTGAGTTGTATGATCTCTCACGTGAAATTGAATCTGATGCAGAGATAGAGGTGATACAACTAAGTGACGAAGCGGGTTTAGATATAATAAGGCATGATGCTGCTCATATAATGGCGCAGGCAGTGAAAGAGCTATTTCCTAATACTCAGATTACTATTGGCCCAATAATTCAGGACGGTTTTTACTATGATTTTGCTACAGATCGTGCCTTTACCACGGACGATCTTGCTGCAATAGAAAAAAAAATGAAGGAAATTATAAAAAGTAACCACAGATTCGTCCGAGAGGTTTGGACTCGCAAACAGGCAATTGATTTCTTTAGTGATGTAGGCGAAAAATATAAGGTTGATATTGTCTCATCAATACCAGAAAACGAAAACCTAACTGTTTATAAACAAGGCAATTTTGTAGACCTATGTCGTGGTCCGCACTCACCATCAACTGGCAGAGTTAAAGCGTTTAAACTTATGAAAGTAGCAGGTGCATACTGGCGTGGCGATTCTAAGGGCCCAATGTTGCAAAGAATATATGGCACCGCGTGGAGAAATAAGGATGAATTAAATACTTATCTTAAACGTCTGGAGGAAGCAGAAAAACGCGACCATCGTAAAATCGCTAAGGATATGGACCTATTTCACATTCAAGAGGAAGCCGTTGGGCAGATTTTTTGGCATAAACAAGGGTATACTTTATATAATGTTCTTGAGTCTTACATCAGAAAAAAGTTAATGAACAATGGCTACTTTGAGGTAAAAACTCCTATTTTAGTAAGCAAAGAGCTGTGGGAAAAATCGGGACATTGGGATAAGTTTCGTGAAAACATGTTTATTGTTGATGAATCTGAAAGCAAAAAGCTAGCAATAAAACCCATGAATTGTCCTTGCCATGTGCAGATTTTTAATTCTCACATGAGAAGCTACCGTGATCTACCAATACGTATGGCAGAATTTGGCACGTGCCATAGGAATGAAAGCTCAGGTTCATTGCACGGACTGATGCGAGTGCGTGGTTTTACGCAAGACGATGCACACATTTTTTGTATGGAAAAACAAGTGAATTCTGAAACTGTAAAGTTTTGTGACCTTTTAAAAGAAGTATATTCAGAGCTTGGATTCAATGAAATTTCTGTGAAATTTTCAGATCGTCCAGATATTAGAGCAGGTAATGATGAAGTGTGGGATAGAGCTGAAAAAGCGCTGCTTGAAGCCGTTAAAGAAGCGGGTTTGAGTTATGAACTGAGCCCTGGCGAAGGTGCATTTTATGGTCCAAAGTTAGAGTTTGTTTTGAAAGATGCAATAGGTAGAAATTGGCAATGTGGAACGTTGCAAGTTGATTTTATTTTACCGGAGCGGCTTGGAGCTTTTTATATAGGAGCAGACGGGCACAAGCATCACCCTGTCATGTTACATAGGGCAATTCTTGGAACTTTTGAGCGTTTTATTGGAATTTTAATAGAAAATTATGCAGGAAAATTTCCAGTTTGGCTTGCTCCAACACAGCTTGCTATTCTGACCATTACAAATGAGGCTGACGGTTATGCTACAGAAATCAGCAACGTTTTAAAAGAACAAGGTGTGAGAATCAAAACTGATTTGACCAATGAAAAAATTAGCTATAAGATACGTTTGCATAGTTCAAGTAAGGTACCTATATTATGGATCATGGGCAAAAGTGAAGTTACAAATAAAACTGTGTCAGTGAGAAATTTAGGATCGGAAAAGCAGGAGTCTTTTTCTTTGGAGAATGCTACTGAATTGCTATTAAAAGGCGTTAATTTAAGTTAA
- the infC gene encoding translation initiation factor IF-3: MQNKKHRINEFITAREVRLVDQNGEMVGIVPIEQALEVAQSVNLDLVEIAPDSTPSVCKILDYSKQKYDIKKKASEAKKKQKTLTIKEIKLGPNIDDHDYETKLRQARDFLVHGHRIKVTMRFKGRELINTEVGLEKLERFIRDTEDIAKVELAPKREGNQYFLVLAAR, translated from the coding sequence TTGCAAAACAAAAAACACAGAATTAATGAATTCATCACAGCTAGAGAAGTACGCTTGGTTGACCAAAATGGTGAAATGGTCGGAATTGTTCCAATAGAACAAGCTTTGGAAGTTGCACAAAGTGTTAATTTAGACTTGGTAGAAATCGCACCTGATTCAACTCCTTCAGTATGTAAGATTCTGGACTATAGCAAACAAAAGTATGATATAAAAAAGAAGGCAAGTGAAGCAAAAAAGAAACAAAAAACATTAACTATAAAAGAAATTAAACTGGGTCCTAATATTGATGATCACGACTACGAAACAAAATTGCGTCAAGCAAGGGATTTTCTTGTGCATGGACATAGAATTAAAGTCACAATGAGATTTAAGGGCAGAGAGCTTATAAACACTGAAGTCGGACTGGAAAAATTGGAACGGTTCATTAGAGATACTGAAGATATTGCAAAGGTAGAGCTAGCGCCTAAACGAGAAGGAAATCAATATTTTTTAGTTCTAGCTGCTAGATAG